From Styela clava chromosome 6, kaStyClav1.hap1.2, whole genome shotgun sequence, one genomic window encodes:
- the LOC120331726 gene encoding rho GTPase-activating protein 1-like isoform X4 has product MQELAREQPPTSLYDIDTPRPKSAWSDASAEFVDIAQYGIVEVSGVDLQGRPVILVSACKLPSNKVLDQGKFLKYLKHTLNKYVESDYSLVYLHHGLHSGNKPTMSFVIDAYKEFDRKYKKNIKAFYIVHPTNFIRIMMNIMKPFISIKFGRKLRYINYLCEMSDTLQISQLNIPPEVIKRDEELVSKSRSSWRFKEDVANSSKSVEPLTTQQFGVSLQFLEENNPGFKLPKVMVETISYLKEYGMETEGLFRRSASAVALKEVQNKYNTGQPVTFDDPHLAAVTLKAFLRQLPEPLLTYGLYEYILNITHVEEDTRPRVITELIQKLPTINFNALRMLILFLAEVVKHCDVNLMDDNNLAVVFGPNLVWSTEVASLVAMGPINTFTRLLLIHHQELFSEDSDC; this is encoded by the exons CTGAATTTGTTGACATCGCACAGTATGGCATAGTTGAA GTTTCTGGTGTTGATCTTCAGGGTCGACCAGTCATTCTAGTCAGTGCTTGTAAACTGCCTTCAAACAAAGTTCTTGACCAAGGAAAATTTCTCAA ATACTTGAAACATACCTTgaataaatatgttgaatcgGACTACAGTCTCGTCTATTTACATCATGGATTACACAGTGGCAACAAACCAACCATGTCATTTGTTATTGATGCTTACAAGGAATTTGACAGAAA ATACAAGAAAAACATCAAAGCGTTTTATATTGTTCAtccaactaattttattcgtaTAATGATGAATATAATGAAACCGTTCATCAGTATCAAATTTGGCAGAAAACTTCGGTACATCAATTATTTATGTGAAATGAGCGATACTCTTCAAATTTCTCAACTCAATATTCCACCTGAAGTAATTAA ACGAGATGAAGAGCTAGTGAGCAAGTCTCGTTCAAGTTGGAGGTTTAAAGAAGATGTTGCAAACAGTTCCAAATCAGTTGAACCATTAACCACGCAACAGTTTGGGGTTTCACTCCAATT tctTGAAGAAAACAATCCTGGTTTCAAGTTGCCTAAAGTGATGGTGGAGactatttcatatttgaaagaATATG GTATGGAAACAGAAGGATTATTTCGAAGATCGGCATCTGCAGTTGCATTAAAAGAAGTTCAGAATAAATACAACACTGGTCAACCG GTTACGTTCGATGATCCACATCTTGCTGCTGTAACATTAAAAGCATTTCTTCGTCAACTTCCTGAGCCTTTGCTTACTTATGGACTATATGAATATATTCTTAACATAACAC ATGTTGAAGAAGACACGAGACCTCGAGTTATCACAGAGTTAATTCAAAAACTtcccacaatcaattttaatgCTTTAAGAATGCTGATATTGTTTTTGGCTGAAGTAGTTAAACATTGTGATGTTAATCTGATGGATGACAATAATTTGGCTGTTGTGTTTGGGCCTAACTTGGTCTGGTCTACTGAG GTTGCTTCTCTTGTTGCGATGGGTCCAATCAATACATTCACACGTCTGTTATTAATTCATCATCAAGAACTCTTCAGTGAAGATTCAGATTGTTAA
- the LOC120331298 gene encoding uncharacterized protein LOC120331298: MDEPLMFDNETLDVDEFLYDVSLHLRRRDIRTLLVYLGMPDKDIEELLAENTRKTRGKERGMLTSNGLVVDGGSVINFLEQRKRAIKAWWFYAANTNLRATPAQQNVKIVESRTTSLPEIKEEKEGYLVSQLKKDEHGNVVNFMKSNTNTVKRPEISISVDESENPQVSVTATPPPITTQSLFPPVIDSEIPGTPPMRKEEQHQHRVIEVPAHLPDLNEVNDSASQTQNKNASSNQSNRRLKWGKDHELQHDASNVTVSETGVTLEELLRKLWRCLQSCGLSRVVDELQQRWMIRVDTKHRKADMFPKMTWGTPPPPQTPFTYPPYKRIGHMAVMGAPMAIETRPLENFRVEKLAMTSSMDTPRGNGDTSSAGKTSRPSARSVISSLDNVSVATSFPARDAWKMRTDTVRRRGASLTAHILVDQVVLPAHLVAAWGSSLHVTPYQMREKAARVFLGYVTRDGRDLCRAVDRIERIRGLVVENAVKRIVNGSLSSSIIDTVGSELVIQCRCLYPETVEQLWLWYQSGQLRESMQAGLVTKRVRHACSVEQLQLRVYIAEEEYRRALGLLRRKPMPNTKTGRYHVTSGSGGVAGGNSGLSRPQRQALSSVTKYLKLPAPSPSKGMPNAYLGSLSFPPPGSGGFDTEMRAKTVIFGGKRTKSNRALVDKILNKEVQSLRQRVRMCEDEWCEFAARDLAIMLRSARNVMQRRITGVSTQQQLTPRCTSISLLRALHKALMFRAGQHSAAATPRGISGSASILNVHSSISLHPSEVAFSNHDLVTTSDDDEIIVKARKQEERDFASAFAHFADLVSELSSCRRLVQEKIISRLTTNPTVAHSKQLYLTKDIYMLTERWRILVSKNFNIEHDLTVQLLSRQILHEPSMSAVIPPDLQEQFPGFIGLLPATFQVADEVLEKLQDVLTSGYGSSVAASMVYPSITGANGQQQTISVRVVV, translated from the exons ATGGATGAGCCACTGATGTTTGATAATG aaaCATTGGACGTCGATGAATTTTTATACGATGTATCTCTGCATCTCAGAAGAAGGGACATACGCACGTTACTTGTGTATTTGGGTATGCCCGATAAAGATATCGAAGAATTACTTGCGGAAAACACCAG AAAAACGAGAGGAAAAGAGCGCGGAATGTTGACATCCAACGGTCTCGTTGTTGATGGAGGTTCTGTAATAAATTTTCTTGAACAACGAAAGCGAGCGATTAAAGCTTGGTGGTTTTATGCAGCAAATACAAACTTGAGAGCAACGCCAGCACAACAGAATGTTAAG ATTGTGGAATCAAGGACGACATCATTGCCAGAAATTAAAGAAGAAAAGGAAGGATATTTAGTGTCACAATTGAAGAAAGATGAGCATGGGAATGTGGTGAACTTCATGAAGTCAAATACAAATACAGTAAAACGCCCGGAAATATCAATTTCCGTTGACGAATCAGAAAATCCACAG GTTTCAGTGACTGCCACTCCTCCGCCAATCACAACACAGTCTTTGTTCCCGCCCGTAATCGATTCCGAAATTCCGGGAACCCCACCAATGAGGAAAGAGGAGCAACATCAACATCGCGTAATTGAGGTTCCCGCGCATCTTCCTGATCTAAATGAG GTTAACGATTCGGCGTCgcaaacacaaaataaaaatgcaagtTCCAATCAATCCAACAGAAGATTGAAGTGGGGTAAAGATCATGAACTGCAGCATGATGCGAGTAATGTAACAGTTAGTGAAACCGGAGTAACATTAGAG gAACTTTTACGTAAACTATGGAGGTGTTTACAATCATGTGGATTATCAAGAGTTGTCGATGAATTGCAACAGAGGTGGATGATTAGAGTTGACACTAAACATA GAAAAGCGGACATGTTTCCAAAAATGACGTGGGGGACACCACCGCCCCCTCAGACACCATTTACGTATCCACCCTACAAAAGAATCGGACATATGGCAGTAATGGGGGCACCGATGGCGATTGAAACAAGACCGCTAGAAAATTTCCGAGTTGAAAAACTTGCGATGACTTCATCAATGGACACGCCTCGAGGGAACGGGGACACTTCAAGCGCG GGGAAAACGTCTCGTCCATCTGCTCGTTCAGTGATTTCGTCTTTGGACAACGTGAGTGTGGCAACGTCGTTTCCTGCCCGTGACGCATGGAAGATGAGAACAGATACAGTGAGAAGACGTGGAG CATCGCTGACAGCACATATTCTTGTCGACCAAGTCGTTCTTCCTGCACATCTGGTCGCAGCATGGGGCTCGAGTCTTCACGTGACTCCGTACCAAATGAGAGAGAAAGCCGCAAGAGTATTTCTTGGTTACGTCACTCGAGATGGGAGAGATTTATGCAGGGCAGTTGACAG AATTGAGAGAATCCGTGGTCTTGTCGTTGAAAATGCAGTGAAGCGTATCGTTAATGGGAGTCTTTCCTCTTCTATAATCGACACTGTTGGTTCGGAACTCGTAATCCAATGCAGATGTCTGTATCCAGAGACCGTAGAACAATTATGGCTGTGGTATCAG aGTGGGCAACTACGTGAAAGTATGCAGGCCGGTCTTGTAACAAAGCGCGTGCGCCATGCATGCTCAGTCGAGCAACTGCAACTTCGCGTGTACATTGCAGAAGAAGAATACAGACGAGCACTAGGGTTATTGAGACGAAAGCCGATGCCAAACACTAAAACAG GTCGATATCACGTGACATCTGGCTCGGGAGGAGTGGCCGGAGGGAACAGTGGACTAAGTCGTCCGCAACGACAGGCATTGTCATCTGTTACAAAATATCTGAAGCTTCCGGCACCTTCACCTAGCAAAGGAATG CCCAATGCTTACCTAGGATCACTCTCGTTCCCGCCACCAGGGAGCGGTGGCTTTGATACCGAGATGAGAGCAAAAACTGTCATCTTCGGTGGGAAGCGAACGAAATCTAATCGAGCCCTGGTTGATAAG attttaaatAAGGAAGTCCAATCCCTTAGGCAAAGGGTTCGTATGTGTGAAGATGAATGGTGCGAGTTTGCAGCACGTGACTTGGCCATCATGCTTCGAAGTGCACGCAACGTCATGCAACGTAGGATCACTGGCGTTTCCACACAACAGCAACTCACGCCGAGGTGTACATCAATTAG CCTTCTTCGTGCTCTTCATAAAGCATTGATGTTTCGCGCGGGGCAGCACAGTGCCGCAGCGACACCAAGAGGTATATCAGGATCGGCCAGTATTCTCAACGTTCATAGCAGCATATCTCTTCATCCAAGCGAAGTTGCATTTTCCAATCACGACCTCGTGACGACATCTGATGATGATGAAATAATTGTCAAG GCAAGAAAGCAAGAAGAACGAGATTTCGCATCTGCTTTTGCACACTTTGCAGACTTGGTTTCAGAATTGTCATCATGCAGAAGATTAGTTCAAGAAAAAATTATATCAAGATTAACAACAAATCCAACAGTTGCACACTCAAAACAGTTGTACTTAACTAAG GACATTTACATGCTAACAGAAAGATGGAGAATActtgtttcaaaaaatttcaatattgaacACGATCTGACCGTTCAGTTATTATCCAGGCAAATATTGCACGAACCTTCCATGTCTGCAGTCATTCCTCCGGATCTTCAAGAGCAGTTTCCCGGATTCATTGGTCTTCTTCCTGCAACATTTCAAGTCGCTGACGAAGTGCTAGAAAAACTGCAGGATGTGTTGACAAGTGGAT ATGGTTCAAGTGTCGCTGCATCTATGGTATATCCGTCAATAACTGGAGCTAATGGCCAACAGCAAACCATATCTGTGCGTGTTGTTGTGTAA